Proteins encoded together in one Urocitellus parryii isolate mUroPar1 chromosome 3, mUroPar1.hap1, whole genome shotgun sequence window:
- the LOC144253885 gene encoding zinc finger SWIM domain-containing protein 4-like, translating into MRSWWWLLAAHAVLVVAGVLGRAQPSFLRGQPGFRSRSCAAGGGGPTGAPSAQPSRVEERFSRVPEPVQKRIVFWSFPRSEREICMYSSLGYQPPEGEQDARVPFTRGLHLLQSGAVDRVLQVGFHLSGNVREPAAPGEPEHLYHVSISFDRCKITSVSCGCDNRDLFYCAHVVALSLYRIRHARQVELRLPISETLSQMNRDQLQKFVQYLISAHHTEVLPTAQRLADEILLLGSEINLVHGAPDPTAGAGIEDANCWHLDEEQIQEQVKQLLSNGGYYGASQQLRSMFSKVREMLRMRDSNGARMLILMTEQFLQDPRLALWRQQGAGMTDKCRQLWDELGALWVCVILSPHCKPEERAGWLQLLGTWDKLDVCPLEEGNYSFDGPSLQPTMAPSPGSEEQEEGEVAATGSRHTVFGRALQAGDLHWEDSHLQRILAGDSYSPSLTGTMGSDKSAFDPQGRPLWLGEPFPTACARVDTLRAHGYPRQALRLAGAIINTLRLQRRHQLESYKQQKKELLQKGATCITNPEGWVGHPLDPIGCLCRALLEACRLEEETLSLYPDSGPEKRKVAYQHVPVPGSPGESYLALALEVALLGLGQQRALPEGLYAQDKVVRNEEQLLALLEEVDLDERLVQVLRKQAGLLLEGGPFSGFGEVLFRESVPMHTCARYLFTALLPHDPDLAYRLALRAMRLPVLETALPVGEPHPTPLDSIPSNRFPRWFILGHLETRQCELASAMLTAAKGDPKWLHVVLGSIQQNIHSPALLFKLAQDACKTATPAGAPPDSTLLGIALELGLQVMRMTLNTMTWRRREMVRWLVSCATEIGPQALMNIMQNWYSLFTPVEAATIVAVTGTTHATLMRLQLDTARREELWACARTLALQCAMKDPQNCALPALTLCEKNHAAFEAAYQIVLDAAAGGLGHAHLFTVARYMEHRGLPLRAYKLATLALAQLSIAFNQDSHPAVNDVLWACSLSHSLGRHELSAIVPLIIRSIHCAPMLSDILRRWTLSAPGLGPLGARRAAKPLGADRAPLCQLLDAAVAAYITTSHSRLTHISPRHYGDFIEFLGKARETFLLAPDGHLQFAQFLENLKQTYKGKKKLMLLVRERFG; encoded by the exons GTGGAGGAGCGCTTCTCCCGGGTACCGGAGCCGGTCCAGAAGCGCATCGTCTTCTGGTCGTTTCCACGCAGCGAgcgggaaatatgcatgtactccTCGCTGGGCTACCAGCCCCCGGAGGGCGAGCAGGACGCCCGGGTGCCCTTCACCCGCGGGCTGCACCTGCTGCAGAGCGGGGCTGTCGACCGGGTGCTGCAAGTAG GATTCCACCTGAGCGGGAACGTCAGAGAGCCCGCGGCCCCCGGGGAGCCGGAGCACCTCTACCACGTCTCCATCAGCTTCGACCGCTGCAAGATCACGTCTGTGAGCTGCGGCTGTGACAACCGAGACCTCTTCTACTGCGCCCACGTGGTGGCCCTGTCCCTGTACCGCATCCGGCACGCGCGCCAGGTGGAGCTGCGGCTGCCCATCTCCGAGACGCTGTCCCAGATGAACCGGGACCAGCTGCAGAAGTTCGTGCAGTACCTCATCAGCGCCCACCACACCGAAGTGCTGCCCACCGCCCAGCGCCTGGCAGACGAGATCCTGCTGCTGGGCTCCGAGATCAACCTGGTGCACG GTGCCCCCGACCCCACAGCAGGTGCAGGCATCGAGGACGCCAACTGCTGGCACCTGGATGAGGAGCAGATCCAGGAGCAGGTGAAGCAGCTGCTGTCCAACGGCGGCTACTACGGGGCCAGCCAGCAGCTGCGCTCCATGTTCAGCAAG GTGCGGGAGATGCTGCGGATGCGGGACTCCAACGGGGCGCGCATGCTCATCCTCATGACGGAGCAGTTCCTGCAAGACCCCCGCCTGGCCCTGTGGCGGCAGCAGGGCGCGGGCATGACGGACAAGTGCCGGCAGCTGTGGGACGAGCTGG GGGCCCTCTGGGTCTGTGTCATCCTGAGCCCCCACTGCAAACCAGAGGAGCGGGCGGGCTGGCTCCAGCTGCTTGGCACATGGGACAAGCTGGACGTGTGCCCACTGGAAGAGGGCAACTACTCCTTCGATGGCCCCAGCCTGCAGCCCACCATGGCTCCCAGCCCAG GCTCTGAGGAACAGGAAGAGGGGGAGGTGGCGGCCACAGGTTCCCGCCACACGGTATTTGGCCGAGCCCTGCAGGCTGGAGACCTGCACTGGGAAGACTCTCACCTGCAGCGGATCCTGGCCGGTGACtcctacagccccagcctcacaGGCACCATGGGCAGTGACAAGTCAGCCTTCGACCCTCAGGGCCGCCCACTCTGGCTGGGCGAGCCCTTTCCAACTGCTTGCGCCCGAGTGGACACCCTGCGTGCCCATGGGTATCCCCGCCAGGCCCTGCGGCTGGCCGGTGCCATAATCAACACACTGCGGCTCCAGCGGCGGCATCAGCTTGAGAGCTACAAGCAGCAGAAAAAAG AGTTGCTCCAGAAAGGCGCCACCTGCATCACCAACCCCGAAGGCTGGGTGGGCCACCCCCTGGACCCCATTGGCTGCCTCTGCAGGGCGCTCCTGGAGGCCTGTCGCCTGGAGGAGGAGACCCTCTCCCTTTACCCAG ACTCAGGACCCGAGAAGCGGAAGGTGGCCTACCAGCACGTACCAGTGCCCGGGAGCCCTGGGGAGTCCTACCTGGCGCTGGCACTAGAGGTGGCACTGCTGGGGCTGGGACAGCAGCGGGCCCTGCCCGAGGGGTTGTACGCCCAGGACAAGGTGGTGCGCAACGAGGAGCAGCTGCTGGcgctgctggaggaggtggatctgGACGAGCGGCTGGTGCAGGTGCTGCGCAAGCAGGCGGGGCTGCTGCTGGAAG GAGGTCCCTTCAGTGGCTTTGGAGAAGTACTTTTCCGGGAAAGCGTGCCAATGCACACCTGTGCCCGCTACCTGTTCACTGCGCTGCTGCCCCATGACCCCGACCTGGCCTATCGCCTGGCACTGCGAGCCATGAG GCTGCCCGTGCTGGAGACGGCGCTTCCAGTTGGAGAACCCCATCCCACCCCGCTGGACTCCATCCCGAGCAACCGCTTCCCCCGCTGGTTCATCCTGGGCCACCTGGAGACCCGCCAGTGTGAACTGGCCTCCGCCATGCTGACCGCAGCCAAGG GAGACCCCAAGTGGCTGCACGTTGTCCTGGGCTCCATCCAGCAGAACATTCACTCGCCCGCTCTGCTCTTCAAGCTGGCGCAGGACGCCTGTAAGACGGCCACCCCGGCCGGCGCGCCACCGGACAGCACGCTGCTCGGCATCGCGCTGGAACTGGGCCTGCAG GTGATGCGCATGACTCTGAACACCATGACCTGGCGGCGGAGGGAGATGGTTCGCTGGCTGGTCAGCTGCGCCACAGAGATTG GCCCTCAGGCGCTGATGAACATCATGCAAAACTGGTACTCCTTATTTACCCCGGTGGAGGCGGCCACCATCGTGGCGGTGACCGGCACCACGCACGCCACCCTCATGCGGCTGCAGCTGGACACAGCCCGGCGGGAGGAGCTCTGGGCCTGCGCGCGCACCCTGGCCCTGCAGTGCGCCATGAAGGACCCACAGAACTGCGCGCTGCCCGCCCTCACCCTGTGCGAGAAGAACCACGCGGCCTTCGAGGCGGCCTACCAGATCGTGTTGGACGCGGCGGCCGGCGGTCTGGGCCACGCGCACCTCTTCACAGTGGCCCGCTACATGGAGCACCGTGGCCTGCCTCTGCGCGCCTACAAGCTGGCGACGCTGGCCCTGGCGCAGCTCAGCATCGCCTTCAACCAGGACAGCCACCCCGCCGTCAACGACGTGCTGTGGGCCTGCTCGCTCAGCCACTCGCTCGGCCGCCACGAGCTCTCCGCCATCGTCCCCCTCATCATCCGCAGCATTCACTGCGCCCCGATGCTCTCCGACATCCTGCGCCGCTGGACCCTCTCGGCGCCTGGCCTGGGTCCCCTCGGGGCCCGCCGGGCTGCCAAGCCCCTGGGCGCCGACCGGGCGCCACTGTGCCAGCTCCTGGACGCAGCTGTGGCCGCCTACATCACCACCAGCCACTCGCGCCTCACGCACATCAGCCCGCGGCATTACGGCGACTTCATTGAGTTCCTGGGCAAGGCCCGGGAGACCTTTCTGCTGGCGCCCGATGGACACCTTCAGTTCGCCCAATTCTTGGAGAACCTCAAACAGACCTACAAAGGCAAGAAGAAGCTCATGCTGTTGGTGCGTGAGCGGTTCGGCTGA